Part of the Leifsonia soli genome is shown below.
GAGTTCGAGCTGCCCAAGGAGCTCGCGCTCGACGAGTGATCGTGGCGGGGTCGTGAGCGCCTGATCGCTCGCCCCCGACCTGTTCACAGGCGCCGCCCACCGCCGTCTTTCCACAGATCCGCCCTCTCCGCTCCACCGACCGGCCCCACCGCCGAGGCTGGAGGCGGAGGTTGACATGGCTGAGAAAGACGAATTGGGGCGTCGCGGCGAGCAGGTCGCGGCCGAGTGGCTGCGCGGGAACGGGTACACCCTCATCGACCGCAACTGGCGGTGCCCATCGGGAGAGCTCGACCTGGTGCTCCGGCACGGCACCACCCTGGTGTTCGCCGAGGTGAAGACGCGGTCGTCGCTGACGTTCGGGCACCCGTTCGAGGCGATCACGTCGCGCAAAGCCGCACGGCTGCGGCGGCTCGCGGCCGCCTGGTGCCGCGAACGGGAGCCCGGGGCCGTGGCCGTCCGCATCGATGCGATCGCTGTGACCGATGCGTGGAGCGATCGGCCGGTTGTCGAGCATCTCACCGGGATCGCCTGATGGCTCTCGCACGCACGTTCGCGATCGCGCTCGACGGACTGCGCGGGCACGTCGTCGAAGTGGAGGCCGACATCTCGGCGGGTCTGCCCGCCTTCGTGCTCATCGGCCTGCCGGACACGGCGTTGGGGGAGTCGCGCAAGCGGGTCGGCGCCGCCGCCGTGAACGCTGGCTGCTCGCTGTCGCAAAAGAAGCTGACGGTCAACCTGTCGCCGGCCGCACTGCCGAAGCAGGGTTCCGGTTTCGATCTCGCGATCGCGGTCGCAGCGCTGTCGGCGGCGGGGGTCGTGCCTCCGGCGCCGGCGGCGCGCGCGGTGCATCTGGGCGAGCTCGGCCTCGACGGACGACTGCGTCCGGTGGCGGGGGTGCTCCCCGCCGTGCTGGCCGCGCGGGAAGCCGGGTTCGACCGAGTGCTCGTGCCGGCGGGCAACCTCGATGAGGCGTGCCTGGTGGACGGGATCGAGGTCGTGGGTGTGACGGGGTTGCGTGCAGCGGCCATCGTGCACGGCGCCGAGCTCGATCCGGTGGAGGAGGATCCGGTCCTCCCTGCTGTGGCGGAGCAGCGCGCCGCACGGGAGCCGGACATGGCGGACGTGTCCGGCAATGGCGAGGCCGTCGAGGCTCTGGTCGCCGCGGCGGCCGGCGGCCACCATCTGGCGATGGTCGGACCACCGGGGGCGGGCAAGACGATGCTCGCCCGCCGCCTGCCGTCGCTGCTGCCCGACCTGGCCGGGGCCGAGGCCCTGGAGGCGACGTGCATCCGTTCGCTCACCGGGCTGGGTGTCGGTGCCGAGCTGGTCCGGCGGCCGCCGTTCGAAGCCCCGCACCATACGGCGTCGGCGGTCTCGCTGGTCGGCGGCGGAAGCGGACGGATCACACCCGGAGCGATCGTCCGCGCCACGCACGGCGTGCTCTTCCTCGACGAGGCTGCGGAGTTCCCGCCGTCCGTGCTCGATGCGCTCCGTCAACCTCTCGAGAACGGGAGCATCACCATCCATCGCGCGAGCGGGGCCGCCTCGTTCCCTGCTCGGTTCCAGCTGGTGCTCGCGTCGAACCCCTGTCCGTGTGGTCACTACGGTTCGGCGGACGCGGAGTGCACCTGCTCGCCGATGGCCAGACGGCGCTACCTGGCGCGGATGTCCGGGCCGTTGATGGACCGCGTCGACATCCGTCTGACCGTGAGGCGCCTGGGGCTGGCCGCCCTGCACGCTGCGTCGGACCTGCACGCGCCGGGCTCGACCAGCAGTGAGTTGCGGGCACGTGTCGAGTCGGCGCGCGCCCGTGCGGCCGAGCGCCTCCGGGGAACGGGGTGGGTGCGCAACGCCGACGCCGCCGGGAGCTGGCTGCGGTCCGGGGAGCGTCGGCTCGGCGCCACAGCGATCGCACCCCTCGACCGTGCGCTGGAGCGCGGCGGCATCACCATGCGCGGCTACGATCGCACGCTGCGCCTCGCGTGGACCCTTGCCGATCTCGACGGCGCCTCGTCACCGGACGTCGATCATGTCGGTCGCGCGCTCTTCCTGCGACGGGGAATCAGCGCATGAGCGGGGCGTGCGACGGGTGTGCGGTCGCGGGGCTCGCCCGTGCCGACGCGCAGCGAGACGAGCCGGACGCGGAGGGTGTGGTCGCGGAGGGTCCGGACGCGGTGAGTCCGGACCCCGAGAACGGTCCGGCGCGTTGCGAGGAGACGGCAGCCGCGACGGGGCGCGAGTCCGATGGCGGCGATCCGTCCCGGACTGTGCCGCCGTCGCCCAGTGAGGGACGCCGTGCCCGGACGGTGCTCCCGGGGTTGTCCGATACCGAGGTCGTGCGACTCGTCACGGCGGTGTCGGGCGGCGCGCCCGGCGGCGGGGCGTGCTCATCCGACGCGGCGGTCGAGCGCTTCGCGCGAGCGGCGTTGACGACCGCGGTCGAACCCGGAGATCTGGAGGCCGGACGCCTGGTCGCCGCGCTGGGCCCGGAGGGGGTCCTCCGGGCCGTCGTCGAGGGCCACGACGCCGAGCGGGTGCTGCGTGCCGCCCGCCACGCGGAAGTCGTGCCGCTCCGGGGCGCGCCGCGAGCAGCGTTCGAGGACGCATCGCCCGAACGTGCGGCGGAGGACGCGCGAGCCGTGCGCCGGATCGCGGAGTGCCTCGAACGGTGGAGGCCCCGATTATCGCTCGACGAGTCGTGCCGCGCCGTGGAACGGGCGTCGCGTCTCGGCGTGCAGCTCCTGACGCCCGACTCGGACGCCTGGCCCGAGGGCTTCGCGTCGCTCGAGGGCGGCGAGCCGCTCGCCCTGTGGATCCGAGGCGACCCGAACCGGCTTGCGCGGCTGGAGCATTCTGTCGCGCTGGTCGGTGCGCGCGCCTCGACCGACTACGGCGAACACGTCGCGATGGAGGCGGCAGCCGGACTCGTCGGGCGCGGGTTCGCCGTCGTCTCGGGAGGCGCATACGGGATCGATGCTGCAGCCCATCGAGCGACGCTGGCGAGTGGTGGGCTCACCGTCGCCTTCCTCGCCGGAGGGGTCGACCGCCTGTACCCCGCTGGTAACAGCGACCTGTTGCGCCGCATCGCGGGGGAGGGCGTGCTGGCGGCGGAGCTCCCTCCCGGCAATGCGCCGACGCGATGGCGCTTCCTGATGCGCAACCGGCTCATCGCCGCGGCAGCCAGCGCGACCGTCGTCGTCGAAGCGGGTCGCCGGTCGGGCTCACTCAACACGGCAGGCCACGCCGCCCAGCTGGGGCGACCGCTCGGCGCCGTGCCCGGCAGCATCCTGTCGCCGGCATCGGCGGGATGTCACCGTCTCATCCGCGAGTACGCGGCGATCTGCGTCACGTCGGCCGAGGAGATGGCGGAGCTCGCCGACCCGTTGGGGACAGGGCCGACGGGATCTCCCGCCGCGGCGGCGGTCCGTCCCGTGGAGGGGGAGCCGCGTGGCGGGGATGCGGAGGGGGTCGTCCTGTCGGTTTTGTCGTCGGCACGCAGGGCCGACGCGGACGAGATCGCGGCTCGGGCGGCTCTGCCGTTCACGACGGTCGCCGCGATTCTCGGTCGCCTCGATCTCGCAGGCCGTGCCCGCGAGAGCGGGGGAGGCTGGACCTTGAGCGAACGGAGGCACGCATGACGGTGCCCGGCCGGCCGCCGACCGGTGATGCCGAGCGTTCGGCCGACCGCTCGTCGTATAGAGCGCGCGTCGCTGCTGCTGAGGGCCGTGTTCCAGGGTCAAGCTGAGGGGGTGGGTCTGGATGCGGCGATCGAGCAATACGAGCGGCACCTGCGGGTGGAGCGCGGGTACTCGCCGCAGACGATCCGCGCCTACCGATCGGACCTCGGGGCGCTCGCCGCCTTCGCGGCGGAGCGGGGCGTGGCGTCCACGGATGCGCTCACCCTCGACCTCTTCCGGGACTGGCTGTGGGAGGGGTCGAAGCGAGGCCTCGCCAAGTCGACGCTCGCCAGGCGCGCGGCCTCGGTCCGCGGATTCAGTGCATGGGTCACACGCCAGGCCGAAGGGGAGGACAGGCTCGGCTCTCCCGCGAGTGCGGTGGGGTCGCTCACGGCGGGCGGCATGAGCGAGGAAGACGCGGACTCCGGGACACCGAGCGCGGAAGCGGCGGAGGTGGCGAAGGTGGTCGCCGATCCGGCGGTGCGCCTGCGCTCGCCGAAGGCCGACAAGACGCTTCCCCGGGTGATCACGCGCGAGCAGATCGACGGGATCCTCGTGGGACTCGCCGCCCGGGCGGAGGACGGCGACCCGGGGTCGCTCCGCGACGTCGCCGTGATCGAGCTGCTCTACGCGGCGGGGATCCGGGTGTCCGAGCTCACCGGCCTGGACGTCGACGACGTCGACCTCGATCGGCTCACCGTCCGCGTGATCGGCAAGGGGTCGAAAGAGCGCGTCGTGCCCTTCGGAGTGCCGGCGCTGCGGGCGATCCGTGCGTGGCTGACGGCCGGGCGGCCGCGGCTGGCCTCGGGCGCGTCCGGGCCGGCACTCTTCCTCGGCGCCCGCGGTGCGCGGCTGGGAAGCCGAGCCGTCTACCAGCTGGTGGCCGGTCTCCTCGCCGACGTGCCGGGGCGGGGGCCGTCCGGACCGCACGCCCTCCGGCACACCGCCGCCACGCACCTGCTGGACGGCGGAGCGGACCTTCGCGCGGTCCAGGAGCTGCTGGGCCACGCGAGCCTCGGGACCACCCAGATCTACACGCACGTCTCCACCGAACGGCTCAAAGAGGCGTACCGCATCGCCCACCCGCGCGCTTAGGCCGCGCTCCGATCGCCGTCCCGATCCCGCGCCGCGCCGCCGCAGTCGGGGCAGACAGACCCTCGGCGTCGCTCGCATCCCGCCTCCGCTCACCCGCTCCCGAGCGGCAGGAGGACAGCCGGCGGCACGCGAGCGAAGAACAGCATCGGCGACACGTACTCGCCGTGCATGCGCACACCGACGTGCAGACATCCGCCGCCGCAGTGACCTCCCGACCCGACCAGGCCGATGACCTCGCCACGCGCGACGGCGGAGCCCACCGGAAGATCGGACGACAGCGGCTCGAAGCTCGACAGCACCCCGCCGCCGTGATCCAGAGTCAGAACAGGACGGTCGACGACGGTCCCGGCGAAGCGCACCACGGCGCCATCCGGTGCGGCGACGGGCGTGCCCGCCGCCGCTGTCAGGTCGATGCCGCGGTGACCGGCGGCATACCTCGTCGGTGGAGCGGCGTACGGAGCGGCGACCGTGGGAGAGACGACCGGCCAGCTCCAGCGGCCCTCCGGCTCGGAAGGATCCACTCTCGACGTCGAGACACGATCGCGCCCGTCCTCGCTCGCGGCCGCTCCCCACCGACCTTCCGTGCCCGGATCCGAGACAGCACCGGCGGCTCCCGGCCGGGCGACCAGCACGCACACGACCAGCGCCCACGAGACGAGACACCACCGGCCCGCCAGCCGTCGGCGACGTGTCGCACCGCCCCGCCGAGCACCGCCCCGCCGCGCACCGCCCCGCCGCGCCCCGCCCCGCCGCGCGCCGCCCCGCCGCGCGCCGCCCCGCCGCCGCATGCGGCATCGTCCGTCGCCCTCCCGCATCCGTCCCACCTTCCGTCCGTCCCTGCGATCACGACCACCCTCTGCTCCAGCGCCGTCGTGCGCGGGCGGCATCCCGGATCGGTGGAGAACCCGCGTCCCGTCGCTCCTGTGGACACACCCGCGACCGATGGTTCTCCCCGGCGCGATCCCGGCGTACCGTGAGATTCGCCTTCGCGGCCCCCGACCGGTGCCGCCGACAGCGAGCCGCACAACCGAAAAAGGGATGAGATGACTGAAGAGAGCAGGAACGCAGCCTCCACGAGCGAGGAGAACGTGCCTCGGCCGACGGCGGCGATGCGGCGCAGGGTCACCGGACTGGCGATCGCCGCGGCGGTCGGCGGGTTCCTGTTCGGTTTCGACTCGTCGGTCATCAACGGCGCCGTCGACTCCATCCAGAAGAGCTTCGCACTGAACGCCTTCGTCACGGGGTTCATCGTCGCCATCGCCCTGCTGGGCTGCGCCGTCGGCGCGTTCATCGCCGGTCGTCTCGCCGATCGCTGGGGCCGGCTCAAGGTGATGCTGCTCGGCGCCGTGCTCTTCCTCGCCAGCTCCATCGGAGCCGGCCTGGCGTTCTCGGCCTGGGACCTCGGGTTCTGGCGCGTCATCGGCGGTCTCGGGATCGGCATCGCCTCGGTCGTCGCCCCGGCCTACATCGCCGAGATCTCGCCGCGGCAGTCGCGCGGGCGCCTGGCCTCGCTGCAGCAGCTGGCCATCACCATCGGTATCTTCGTCGCCCTGCTGTCCGACGCCCTGCTCGCCGGAGTGGCCGGATCCGCATCCCAGCAGCTCTGGTTCGGGCTCGAGGCGTGGCGGTGGATGTTCCTGGTCGGCGTCATCCCGTCTGTCGTCTACGGCATCCTGGCGCTGACGCTGCCCGAGTCGCCGCGCTTCCTCCTCGCGAACGGGCGCCACGACGAGGCGCGCCAGATCTTCACGACGCTCGTCCCCGAGGAGGACATCGACCGTCAGATCGGCGACATCGAGCGGGCGATCCAGGAGGACAAGGAGGGCGCGAAGGCGACCCTCGTCGGCAACCGGCTGGGGTTGAAGCCGATCGTCTGGATCGGCATCATCCTGTCGGTCTTCCAGCAGTTCGTCGGAATCAACGTGATCTTCTACTACTCGACGACCCTCTGGAAGGCGGTCGGCTTCACCGAGAGCAACTCGCTGCTCATCACGGTCATCACCTCGGTGACGAACGTGGTCGTCACGATCGTCGCCATCCTGCTCGTCGACCGCGTCGGCCGACGCCCCATCCTGCTCACCGGCTCGGTCGGCATGGCGCTGTCGCTCGGGGTGATGGCCCTGTCCTTCGCGTTCGCGGTCAAGGTGGACGGCGCCGTGTCGCTGCCCAACCCGTGGGGCCCCATCGCGCTGGTCGCGGCGAACCTCTTCGTCATCTGCTTCGGCGCATCGTGGGGACCGCTGGTCTGGGTGCTCCTCGGAGAGATCTTCCCGACCAAGATCCGTGGAAAGGCCCTCGGCGTCGCGGCGGCCGCGCAGTGGATCGCCAACTTCCTGGTGACCGTCTCGTTCCCGCCCATGGCCGACTTCTCGCTGCCCTTCACGTACGGTCTCTACGCGATCTTCGCGGCCCTCTCGTTCTTCTTCGTGTTCTTCAAGATCCCGGAGACGAACGGGATGGCGCTGGAGCACGCCGAGACCCTCTTCCGCGAGGCAGGGGGCAAGCGGAGGGGCGTCCAGGTGCGCTCCAGCGGCGACTCCGCCTGACGCCCGCTTCCTGATAGGATGTCTGAAGCACTCCGCTCGTCGGAGTGACTACGCGTGCCCGTAGAACCTCGCAAGAGGCGCCTTTCACCGGGCGGGGCGCGCATCCACCGGTCTCCCACTCCACTCGACGGCTTCGCCGTGCGGGCGGCGGGATGCGGATGCGCGCGGGGCACCAGGAGTGGCGGCCGCCGGCCGTCGCAGACAACCGCAACCAAAGGAGAAACGGCAATGGCCGTCGTCACCATGCGCCAGCTGCTCGACAGCGGCGTCCACTTCGGACACCAGACCCGTCGCTGGAACCCGAAGATGAAGCGCTTCATCCTCACCGAGCGCTCGGGCAGCTACATCATCGACCTGCAGCAGTCGCTCGCGTACATCGACAAGACGTACGACTTCGTCCGCGAGACCGTCGCCCACGGCGGCACCATCCTCTTCGTCGGCACCAAGAAGCAGGCCCAGCAGGCGATCGCCGAGCAGGCGACCCGCGTGGGCCAGCCCTACGTGAACCAGCGCTGGCTGGGCGGTCTGCTGACCAACTTCTCGACCGTGTCCAAGCGCCTCGCCCGCATGAAGGAGCTCGAGGAGCTCGACTTCGAGGGCACCACCAGCGGCTTCACCAAGAAGGAGCTGCTGATCAAGAAGCGCGAGCTGGACAAGCTCCACAAGTCGCTGGGCGGCATCCGCAACCTCAGCAAGACGCCGAGCGCGCTCTGGGTGGTCGACACCAAGAAGGAGCACCTCGCGATCGACGAGGCCAAGAAGCTGGGCATCCCGGTCATCGGCATCCTCGACACGAACTGCGACCCGGACGAGGTCCAGTACCCGATCCCGGGCAACGACGACGCCATCCGCTCCGTCACGCTGCTGACCCGCATCGTCGCCGACGCGGCGGCCGAGGGCCTCATCCAGCGTCACCAGAAGCCGGAAGAGGGCGCAGAGCCGGCCGAGCCGCTCGCCGAGTGGGAGCAGGAGCTCCTGCAGCAGTCGTCCGAGGAGGTCCAGTCGAGCGCTGAGACCGCCAAGGCCGCTGACGCCGACCTGGCCGAGGCCAAGGCCGACTCCGCCGAGGTCATCGCCGAGGGCGAGGCCGACGCCGAGGCCGCCGACGTCGTCGCCGAGGTCGAGGCGGACGCCGCGGCTGCGGACGCCGAGTCCAAGTAATCCGCGTCTCTTAGAAGTCTTCGAGTAGAAGAAGGTTCCAGTCAGAACATGGCAAACATCAGCATCGCCGACATCAAGGCTCTCCGTGAGCAGCTCGGCACGGGCATGGTCGACACCAAGAAGGCCCTCGAGGAGGCCGGTGGCGACATCGAGAAGGCCACCGAGATCCTGCGCCTGAAGGGTGCGAAGGGCAACGCGAAGCGTGCCGACCGCTCCACCAGCGAGGGCCTCGTCGCCGCCAAGGAGAACGGCAACGGCACCGCCACCATGATCGAGCTCGCGTGCGAGACCGACTTCGTGGCGAAGGGCGACAAGTTCATCGCCCTGGCCGACAAGGTGCTCGACGCGGCCGCGGCCGCCAGCGCCACCACCGTGGAGGAGGCCCTCGCGGCCCCCGCCGGCAGCCAGACCGTCGCCGAGCTCATCGGTGACGAGGCCGCCATCCTCGGCGAGAAGGTGGAGCTCCGCCGCATCGCCGTCGTGAACGGCGAGCACTTCGCGATCTACCTGCACAAGACCTCCAAGGACCTGCCGCCGCAGGTCGGTGTCGTCCTCGGTTACACCGGCGACGACGCGGAGACCGCCCGCAGCATCGCGCAGCACATCTCGTTCGCGAACCCGACGTACCTCGACCGCGCGGACGTTCCGGCCGAAGATGTCGAGAACGAGCGTCGCATCGTCGAGGAGATCTCGCGCAACGAGGGCAAGCCCGAGGCCGCGCTCCCGAAGATCATCGAGGGCCGTCTCGGCGCCTACTTCAAGCAGGTCGCCCTGCTCGAGCAGGAGTACGCACGCGACAACAAGCTGACCATCGCCCAGGTGGTGAAGGACGCAGGCCTGACCATCACCGGTTTCGCCCGCTTCAAGGTCGGCGCGTAACAGATCATGAAGGAGTCCGGATCGTGAACACGATCCGGACTCCTTTTCTGTGCGCGGGAGCCACTAGCTTTAACCAGAACCACACACGGAAGGACGCTATTCACGCATGTCGTCAGCCATCCAGAGACATCCTTCACAGCGACGCAGGGTCCTTCTGAAACTCTCCGGCGAGGCGTTCGGCGGGGGACAGCTCGGCGTCAACCCGGACATCGTCAGCGGCATCGCGCGTGAGATCGCGCAGGCCGCCCAGGACGTGGAGATCGCCATCGTCGTCGGCGGCGGCAACTTCTTCCGCGGCGCCGAG
Proteins encoded:
- a CDS encoding sugar porter family MFS transporter; translation: MTEESRNAASTSEENVPRPTAAMRRRVTGLAIAAAVGGFLFGFDSSVINGAVDSIQKSFALNAFVTGFIVAIALLGCAVGAFIAGRLADRWGRLKVMLLGAVLFLASSIGAGLAFSAWDLGFWRVIGGLGIGIASVVAPAYIAEISPRQSRGRLASLQQLAITIGIFVALLSDALLAGVAGSASQQLWFGLEAWRWMFLVGVIPSVVYGILALTLPESPRFLLANGRHDEARQIFTTLVPEEDIDRQIGDIERAIQEDKEGAKATLVGNRLGLKPIVWIGIILSVFQQFVGINVIFYYSTTLWKAVGFTESNSLLITVITSVTNVVVTIVAILLVDRVGRRPILLTGSVGMALSLGVMALSFAFAVKVDGAVSLPNPWGPIALVAANLFVICFGASWGPLVWVLLGEIFPTKIRGKALGVAAAAQWIANFLVTVSFPPMADFSLPFTYGLYAIFAALSFFFVFFKIPETNGMALEHAETLFREAGGKRRGVQVRSSGDSA
- the dprA gene encoding DNA-processing protein DprA, which codes for MSDTEVVRLVTAVSGGAPGGGACSSDAAVERFARAALTTAVEPGDLEAGRLVAALGPEGVLRAVVEGHDAERVLRAARHAEVVPLRGAPRAAFEDASPERAAEDARAVRRIAECLERWRPRLSLDESCRAVERASRLGVQLLTPDSDAWPEGFASLEGGEPLALWIRGDPNRLARLEHSVALVGARASTDYGEHVAMEAAAGLVGRGFAVVSGGAYGIDAAAHRATLASGGLTVAFLAGGVDRLYPAGNSDLLRRIAGEGVLAAELPPGNAPTRWRFLMRNRLIAAAASATVVVEAGRRSGSLNTAGHAAQLGRPLGAVPGSILSPASAGCHRLIREYAAICVTSAEEMAELADPLGTGPTGSPAAAAVRPVEGEPRGGDAEGVVLSVLSSARRADADEIAARAALPFTTVAAILGRLDLAGRARESGGGWTLSERRHA
- the tsf gene encoding translation elongation factor Ts; translation: MANISIADIKALREQLGTGMVDTKKALEEAGGDIEKATEILRLKGAKGNAKRADRSTSEGLVAAKENGNGTATMIELACETDFVAKGDKFIALADKVLDAAAAASATTVEEALAAPAGSQTVAELIGDEAAILGEKVELRRIAVVNGEHFAIYLHKTSKDLPPQVGVVLGYTGDDAETARSIAQHISFANPTYLDRADVPAEDVENERRIVEEISRNEGKPEAALPKIIEGRLGAYFKQVALLEQEYARDNKLTIAQVVKDAGLTITGFARFKVGA
- a CDS encoding M23 family metallopeptidase; amino-acid sequence: MDPSEPEGRWSWPVVSPTVAAPYAAPPTRYAAGHRGIDLTAAAGTPVAAPDGAVVRFAGTVVDRPVLTLDHGGGVLSSFEPLSSDLPVGSAVARGEVIGLVGSGGHCGGGCLHVGVRMHGEYVSPMLFFARVPPAVLLPLGSG
- a CDS encoding YraN family protein yields the protein MAEKDELGRRGEQVAAEWLRGNGYTLIDRNWRCPSGELDLVLRHGTTLVFAEVKTRSSLTFGHPFEAITSRKAARLRRLAAAWCREREPGAVAVRIDAIAVTDAWSDRPVVEHLTGIA
- the rpsB gene encoding 30S ribosomal protein S2, whose translation is MAVVTMRQLLDSGVHFGHQTRRWNPKMKRFILTERSGSYIIDLQQSLAYIDKTYDFVRETVAHGGTILFVGTKKQAQQAIAEQATRVGQPYVNQRWLGGLLTNFSTVSKRLARMKELEELDFEGTTSGFTKKELLIKKRELDKLHKSLGGIRNLSKTPSALWVVDTKKEHLAIDEAKKLGIPVIGILDTNCDPDEVQYPIPGNDDAIRSVTLLTRIVADAAAEGLIQRHQKPEEGAEPAEPLAEWEQELLQQSSEEVQSSAETAKAADADLAEAKADSAEVIAEGEADAEAADVVAEVEADAAAADAESK
- a CDS encoding YifB family Mg chelatase-like AAA ATPase — encoded protein: MALARTFAIALDGLRGHVVEVEADISAGLPAFVLIGLPDTALGESRKRVGAAAVNAGCSLSQKKLTVNLSPAALPKQGSGFDLAIAVAALSAAGVVPPAPAARAVHLGELGLDGRLRPVAGVLPAVLAAREAGFDRVLVPAGNLDEACLVDGIEVVGVTGLRAAAIVHGAELDPVEEDPVLPAVAEQRAAREPDMADVSGNGEAVEALVAAAAGGHHLAMVGPPGAGKTMLARRLPSLLPDLAGAEALEATCIRSLTGLGVGAELVRRPPFEAPHHTASAVSLVGGGSGRITPGAIVRATHGVLFLDEAAEFPPSVLDALRQPLENGSITIHRASGAASFPARFQLVLASNPCPCGHYGSADAECTCSPMARRRYLARMSGPLMDRVDIRLTVRRLGLAALHAASDLHAPGSTSSELRARVESARARAAERLRGTGWVRNADAAGSWLRSGERRLGATAIAPLDRALERGGITMRGYDRTLRLAWTLADLDGASSPDVDHVGRALFLRRGISA
- a CDS encoding tyrosine-type recombinase/integrase codes for the protein MGLDAAIEQYERHLRVERGYSPQTIRAYRSDLGALAAFAAERGVASTDALTLDLFRDWLWEGSKRGLAKSTLARRAASVRGFSAWVTRQAEGEDRLGSPASAVGSLTAGGMSEEDADSGTPSAEAAEVAKVVADPAVRLRSPKADKTLPRVITREQIDGILVGLAARAEDGDPGSLRDVAVIELLYAAGIRVSELTGLDVDDVDLDRLTVRVIGKGSKERVVPFGVPALRAIRAWLTAGRPRLASGASGPALFLGARGARLGSRAVYQLVAGLLADVPGRGPSGPHALRHTAATHLLDGGADLRAVQELLGHASLGTTQIYTHVSTERLKEAYRIAHPRA